The following proteins are co-located in the Meriones unguiculatus strain TT.TT164.6M chromosome 4, Bangor_MerUng_6.1, whole genome shotgun sequence genome:
- the Ccdc62 gene encoding coiled-coil domain-containing protein 62 isoform X2, whose amino-acid sequence MVSQNIGSEVDNSTIEKQRKELQLLIGELKDRDKELNDMVAVHQRQLLSWEEDRQKVLTLEERCSKLEGELQKRTDIIKSLMKKVKILESNQTECQTALQKTQQQLQEMAQKATHSALLSEDLEARNENLSSTLVELSAQVGQLQAREQALTTMIKLKDKDIIEAVNHISDCSGKFKLLEHALRDAKVAETCIVKEKQDYKQKLKALRIEVNKLKEDLSEKTTENNEQREEIIRLKQEKSCLHDELIFTVEREKRKDELLDIAKSKQERTNSELHSLRQIYVKQQSDLQFLNFNVENSQELIQIHDSKMEESKVLECSRDLCLSDLDNNYPKIDIKRERNKKSLVKDQKFEVTLTQHNRSDKSCCDACKEKKLQVNTSFGEKSVIALSSLFTKDLLEKQKSWSLGGKIKTEPESKIKLCRLHAKSPKGNGVEFQMEEKRLSETSISIPDEKQWHDINVFLGLSNCPACKQPEKLDGDCHDPAEPPEISCCTQNEACINDSDLYESKCCHPSNIIIEAPGHMTDVEWMNIFKPSKMQRIVRHKTLCTCSGADSRVKYNSSASELTGIQSPQCLGSSKSPEREDESDAPPDKRTSPKSVFISKDAALSNEKDDFSPTSKLQRLLAESRQMVNDLELSTLLPIGCDNLNRSDSNWKAESGYHTSPEDKGL is encoded by the exons ATGGTTAGCCAG AACATCGGATCAGAAGTTGATAATTCCACTATTGAGAAACAAAGGAAGGAGCTGCAGTTGCTCATTGGAGAACTGAAAGATCGAGATAAAGAACTCAATGATATGGTTGCAGTGCATCAGAGACAACTTCTTTCATGGGAAGAGGATCGGCAGAAAGTGTTGACTTTGGAGGAACGTTGCAGCAAATTAGAAG GTGAGCTGCAAAAGAGAACCGACATAATCAAGTCACTCATGAAAAAGGTCAAGATCCTTGAATCCAATCAAACAGAATGTCAGACAGCTCTTCAGAAGACTCAGCAACAGCTTCAGGAAATGGCTCAAAAAGCTACACACTCTGCTCTTCTCTCAGAAGACCTTGAG GCTAGAAACGAAAATCTCAGCAGCACATTAGTGGAACTTTCTGCTCAGGTAGGACAATTGCAAGCTAGAGAACAGGCCCTCACTACCATGATAAAGCTAAAG GACAAAGATATTATTGAGGCAGTCAATCACATTTCAGACTGTTCGGGTAAATTTAAATTGTTAGAGCATGCTTTACGTGACGCTAAGGTAGCAGAGACTTGTAttgtgaaagaaaaacaagattaCAAGCAGAAATTGAAGGCACTTAGGATTGAAGTCAATAAACTGAAAG AGGACCTAAGTGAAAAGACAACAGAAAACAACGAACAAAGAGAAGAGATCATTCGCCTCAAGCAAGAGAAGAGTTGTCTACATGATGAATTGATTTTTACTG ttgagagagaaaagaggaaagatgaGTTACTTGATATTGCAAAGTCAAAGCAAGAGCGCACAAATTCAGAGCTGCACAGTCTGAGACAG ATTTATGTAAAACAACAGAGTGACCTGCAGTTTCTTAATTTCAATGTAGAAAATTCTCAGGAATTAATACAGATACATGACTCAAAGATGGAGGAATCAAAAGTTCTGGAATGCAG CAGAGACTTGTGCTTATCAGACCTTGACAATAACTACCCAAAAATCGatattaagagagagagaaataagaagTCATTGGTTAAGGATCAAAAGTTTGAGGTCACGTTGACTCAGCACAATAGGTCAGACAAGAGCTGTTGTGATGCATGCAAAGAGAAGAAGCTACAGGTTAATACTTCGTTTGGGGAAAAAAGTGTAATTGCTCTCTCATCTCTATTTACCAAAGACTTACTGGAGAAACAAAAGTCTTGGTCTCTGGGTGGAAAAATCAAGACTGAACCTGAAAGCAAAATTAAACTATGCAGGCTTCATGCAAAATCACCAAAAGGCAATGGAGTGGAGTTTCAGATGGAAGAGAAGCGGCTTTCGGAGACATCCATCTCAATACCCGATGAGAAGCAGTGGCATGACATCAACGTTTTTCTGGGCCTTTCCAACTGCCCTGCCTGCAAACAGCCAGAAAAGCTGGATGGTGACTGCCACGACCCTGCAGAACCACCTGAAATTTCATGCTGCACCCAAAATGAAGCCTGTATAAATGACAGTGACCTGTATGAGTCCAAGTGCTGCCACCCAAGTAACATCATCATCGAAGCTCCAGGGCACATGACTGACGTAGAGTGGATGAACATTTTCAAACCTTCCAAAATGCAACGCATTGTTCGCCACAAAACCTTGTGCACTTGTTCAGGAGCCGACAGCAGGGTAAAATATAATTCCTCAGCAAG TGAGCTCACTGGCATTCAGTCTCCTCAGTGTTTGGGTTCCTCAAAGTCTCCTGAAAGAGAAGATGAGTCAGATGCACCTCCTGACAAAAGAACATCACCCAAGAGTGTATTCATCAGCAAAGATGCAGCCTTGTCCAATGAAAAG GATGACTTTTCTCCTACCAGTAAGCTCCAGCGCCTGCTGGCTGAGTCCCGGCAGATGGTCAATGATCTGGAACTGAGCACCCTGCTGCCCATCGGCTGTGACAATCTCAACAGAAGT